A single window of Thalassomonas viridans DNA harbors:
- a CDS encoding DUF481 domain-containing protein: MTSKLATAVLCLLPLAATAAENSEQPASPFTTSAELGFLYQTGNTKSADIKTGFDTKYEQGKWKSIFEFDLLVKKTETEDEDGDTSMETSDQKWELVSQTNYTLGSEEKNYVYGNFGYKDDRFSGFENQSSLSLGWGRRWYESKDASFDADIGPGFKRDVLRDTDDSSGETSNSFIIQAQALYLHKLNEHVEFRQQLTAKYSPKSGENSTYKAESSITTKLIETLQLKFSFTIDHNTEVEEDKEKTDTQTAMTLVYSF; this comes from the coding sequence ATGACATCAAAACTGGCAACCGCCGTACTTTGCCTGCTTCCCCTGGCAGCCACCGCCGCCGAAAACAGCGAACAACCAGCTTCACCTTTTACCACCTCGGCCGAGCTGGGTTTTCTTTATCAAACGGGTAACACCAAAAGTGCGGATATTAAAACCGGTTTTGATACCAAATACGAACAGGGCAAGTGGAAAAGTATCTTCGAATTCGATTTGCTGGTGAAAAAAACCGAAACCGAAGATGAAGACGGCGATACCAGCATGGAAACCAGTGACCAGAAATGGGAACTGGTGTCGCAAACCAACTATACCTTAGGCAGTGAAGAAAAAAACTACGTCTATGGTAACTTTGGCTATAAGGACGACAGGTTCAGCGGCTTTGAAAACCAGTCGTCACTGTCTTTAGGTTGGGGTCGGCGCTGGTATGAAAGTAAAGACGCCAGTTTTGACGCCGATATCGGGCCGGGTTTCAAGCGCGACGTTCTCAGAGACACAGACGATAGCTCAGGTGAAACCAGCAACAGTTTTATTATCCAGGCGCAGGCCCTGTATTTACATAAGCTGAACGAGCATGTCGAGTTCAGGCAGCAGCTCACCGCCAAATATTCGCCGAAAAGCGGTGAAAACAGCACTTATAAGGCGGAAAGTTCCATCACCACTAAGCTGATCGAAACCCTGCAGCTGAAATTCAGTTTCACCATAGATCACAATACCGAAGTGGAAGAAGATAAGGAAAAAACCGATACCCAGACGGCCATGACCTTAGTCTACAGCTTCTAA
- a CDS encoding response regulator, with amino-acid sequence MTQTALSATRYRTYKLLTQISRRKHYFWFVLLICVLPIVLNFSGLDFSSPTLDLSSVNEGEINDKLLFSAVAGAFHHALLEWSSVVFAFLVFLASILHYRIRGDIAIPVIGIAIFCAGLVDAFHILAASRIIAANAENTDFVPFTWALSRTFNAVIISLGALVCLWFHRRALAGEGKKRQGNHELRILLAIGACFISFAYTAVHLSAVSDNLPQTMFTGTLLARPYDILPLGLYIVAATLCWNLYCHNPSLARLGFLLSIMPQATTQLHMAFGSSALFDNHFNIAHALKIFTYACVLWGIIADLYRLSLSSSNTQQQAQTQPGTESPASVPNRFAGPENLLEVGQARHSLGLQIPMAAFILSVTIVVLVSLMFYVESKRLLLTQETKKLAIEAKLVEPLIEQFYAKAYSDVLFLSNTPPIMGLVKAKTRGDQYDYDLWKERLEQIFAEFIYAKPYYLKIRYIGVADNGRELVNVSSFSRNKPVRVPKAKLRSKASQDYFSATLEKNLGQVYFSDITLNKEYGVVARPYQPVVRAATPIFHPDTGAVFGLVIISVDFNSFIEELNANELSGLALYIANDQGDYIVHPDSGKTFGFELRLRYLMQDEFPQLADVIASNVMDKDLVNFEHKGILSSGHYARLLLDKFDNQHSLRLLVLRDNQESLRAFAQFKEHSLILGVALAFVALALSVIAARRIANPLVGIITTLENHDKTGALGNLPVNSGNEIGVLARSFHNLFARMNSALTQQMVLANEAEQAVNKLNAVFDSAADAFITLDSTGEIQSFNRAAESIFGYRQEEVIGRNARCLMPEPHASQDDVFLGKYIKTGVSDIMGVGRELEARRKSGEIFPIHLAISEVKTTQGYIFTGIIRDISAEKRLKHQRELTELALKQANTRISIATDSAGIGIWEYDLVNDVLIWDDWMFRLYGIEKKDFGGGYDDWKDSLHPDDRDSTEQAVKAAIEQHMPYEHEFRIVLNSGEIKYIKAAARVNYDDEGYAVLMTGVNYDISKRKEAEATLIQARELAEDTVRHKAEFLASMSHEIRTPMNGVLGMLGLLMRSDLSEQQYHRVKLATSSAESLLTIINDILDFSKVEAGKLDLEIIDFNLLSLLGEFTESMAFKAQEKGLEIILDVSNIRLSHVKGDPGRLRQVLTNLVSNAVKFTSRGEILICAEVFELNEQQVSFCCSVKDTGIGIPEEKLTSIFDSFTQVDASTTREYGGTGLGLAISKQLCQLMQGDIRVSSEVGRGSCFTFEVVLEISECSSVIIPQVNIKGVDLLVVDDNQTNRLVLKEQLALWGARVSEAKDGLEALALLQRRDRPDFKVAFLDMQMPYMDGAELGRRIRALDELNDLKLVMMTSMASRGDASYFAGIGFDAYFPKPATLSDLFDTLALTLTDDETSAGQRPLITHHFLQGLNYEQQKLPLSEHLRQEKAHFEAMKHCRLLLVEDNRINQEVASHILAEYGIKADIACDGLQALASLRMAAPDMPYDLILMDCQMPEMDGYQATREIRRGSGGEVHKDIPIIAMTANAMKGDKEKCLEAGMSDYLAKPIKGEFLKKKLLAWYRGDTQDVSDRDEQTGAIEAVKFNTELGTQEKLKLSLASSKTLIWNKQDLLLRVKQNTEFGHKLLQLFLKEMPPLIDHFSQVYQRGGTEEMLNCLDKIKEMTLNICAMAMHEKTCRAVTALAADGLSEEVYRELLLSYQMLHQRLSEELELCFPEQG; translated from the coding sequence CTTTTCATATACTGGCAGCAAGCCGGATCATAGCAGCGAATGCCGAAAATACCGATTTTGTTCCTTTTACCTGGGCCTTATCCCGTACCTTTAATGCCGTTATCATCAGTCTGGGGGCCCTAGTTTGCCTCTGGTTTCATCGCCGGGCCTTAGCCGGGGAGGGCAAAAAAAGGCAAGGCAATCACGAATTAAGGATACTCCTGGCCATAGGCGCCTGTTTTATCAGTTTTGCCTATACTGCCGTGCATTTGTCGGCGGTCAGCGACAATCTGCCACAAACCATGTTTACCGGTACCTTACTGGCCCGCCCTTATGATATTTTGCCTTTGGGCCTGTATATAGTGGCGGCGACCTTATGCTGGAATCTCTATTGCCACAATCCCTCCCTGGCCAGGCTGGGGTTTTTACTCAGCATTATGCCGCAGGCCACCACCCAGCTGCATATGGCATTCGGTTCCAGTGCCCTGTTCGACAACCATTTCAATATTGCCCATGCCTTGAAGATTTTTACCTATGCCTGTGTCTTATGGGGCATCATTGCTGACTTGTACAGGCTTAGCCTGTCAAGTTCGAATACGCAACAACAGGCACAGACTCAGCCTGGTACGGAAAGCCCTGCGAGTGTCCCGAACCGGTTCGCCGGACCGGAAAACCTGCTTGAAGTGGGCCAAGCCAGGCATTCCCTGGGGTTACAGATCCCTATGGCGGCCTTTATCCTTTCCGTTACCATAGTGGTGCTGGTAAGCCTGATGTTTTACGTGGAAAGTAAACGTTTGTTACTGACCCAGGAAACAAAAAAGCTGGCAATAGAGGCCAAACTGGTGGAGCCCCTGATAGAGCAGTTTTATGCCAAGGCGTATTCGGATGTGCTCTTTCTCAGCAATACCCCTCCCATTATGGGGTTGGTAAAGGCGAAAACCCGGGGTGATCAATACGATTATGACCTCTGGAAAGAGCGCTTGGAGCAGATTTTTGCCGAGTTTATTTATGCTAAACCCTATTACCTGAAAATTCGCTATATAGGGGTTGCCGATAATGGCCGGGAGCTGGTAAATGTTTCAAGTTTTAGCCGTAACAAACCTGTCAGGGTGCCCAAAGCCAAGCTGCGCAGCAAAGCCAGCCAGGATTATTTTTCTGCTACCCTGGAAAAGAATCTGGGGCAGGTTTATTTTTCCGACATTACCCTGAATAAGGAGTACGGAGTGGTTGCCAGACCTTATCAGCCTGTGGTGCGGGCGGCAACCCCCATTTTCCATCCCGATACCGGCGCGGTGTTCGGACTGGTTATCATCAGTGTGGACTTTAATTCTTTTATCGAAGAGCTCAATGCCAATGAGTTGTCGGGTTTGGCCTTATATATCGCCAATGATCAGGGGGACTACATTGTCCATCCCGACAGCGGTAAAACGTTTGGTTTTGAATTGAGGCTAAGGTATTTGATGCAGGATGAATTCCCCCAGCTGGCAGATGTTATTGCCAGCAATGTCATGGATAAGGATTTAGTTAATTTCGAGCATAAAGGCATATTATCTTCCGGCCACTATGCCCGCTTGCTGCTGGACAAATTCGATAATCAGCATTCCCTGCGTTTACTGGTATTACGGGATAATCAGGAGAGTTTACGGGCATTTGCCCAGTTTAAGGAGCATAGCCTTATTTTAGGGGTAGCGCTGGCTTTTGTGGCGCTGGCACTGTCGGTTATTGCCGCAAGACGTATTGCCAACCCCTTGGTGGGGATCATAACCACTTTGGAAAATCATGATAAAACCGGGGCATTGGGAAATCTACCGGTTAACTCCGGCAATGAAATCGGTGTGCTGGCGCGCAGTTTTCACAATTTATTTGCCCGTATGAATTCTGCTTTGACCCAGCAGATGGTGCTGGCAAACGAAGCAGAGCAGGCGGTCAATAAACTCAATGCGGTCTTTGACAGCGCTGCCGATGCTTTTATCACCCTGGATAGCACAGGTGAAATCCAGTCATTTAACCGGGCGGCTGAATCTATTTTTGGTTATCGGCAAGAGGAAGTTATCGGGCGTAATGCCAGGTGTCTGATGCCCGAGCCCCATGCCAGCCAAGATGACGTTTTTCTTGGCAAATATATTAAAACCGGGGTGAGCGACATTATGGGGGTTGGGCGCGAGCTTGAGGCCCGGAGGAAATCGGGGGAGATTTTTCCCATCCATCTGGCGATTTCCGAGGTGAAAACCACCCAGGGGTATATTTTTACCGGCATTATCCGGGATATATCGGCAGAAAAACGGCTGAAACATCAAAGGGAGCTCACCGAGCTGGCGTTAAAGCAGGCCAATACCCGCATATCTATAGCCACGGATTCGGCGGGCATAGGCATCTGGGAATATGATCTGGTCAATGATGTGCTGATCTGGGATGACTGGATGTTCAGGCTTTACGGCATTGAAAAAAAGGATTTCGGCGGCGGTTATGACGACTGGAAAGACAGCCTGCATCCGGACGACCGTGACTCAACGGAACAGGCGGTGAAAGCGGCGATTGAACAGCATATGCCGTATGAGCATGAATTCCGTATTGTGCTAAATAGCGGCGAGATTAAATATATTAAAGCGGCGGCCCGGGTTAATTATGACGACGAAGGTTATGCTGTCCTGATGACAGGCGTCAATTATGACATCTCCAAACGTAAAGAGGCCGAGGCGACATTGATCCAGGCCAGGGAGCTTGCCGAAGATACCGTGCGCCATAAGGCCGAATTTCTTGCCAGCATGAGCCATGAAATCCGTACCCCCATGAACGGCGTACTGGGCATGCTGGGGCTTTTGATGCGTAGCGACCTGTCGGAACAGCAATATCACAGGGTTAAGCTGGCCACATCAAGTGCCGAGTCTTTACTGACCATAATCAATGATATCCTGGATTTTTCCAAGGTTGAAGCCGGCAAACTGGACCTGGAAATCATCGATTTTAATCTGTTAAGCTTGCTGGGAGAGTTTACCGAAAGCATGGCGTTTAAAGCGCAGGAAAAAGGCCTGGAAATTATCCTGGATGTCAGCAATATCAGGCTCAGCCATGTCAAGGGAGATCCCGGGCGTTTGCGCCAGGTATTAACCAACCTGGTCAGTAATGCCGTCAAATTTACTTCCCGCGGTGAGATTCTGATTTGCGCCGAAGTTTTTGAATTAAATGAACAGCAGGTGAGCTTTTGCTGTTCGGTCAAAGATACCGGCATAGGGATCCCGGAGGAAAAATTAACTAGTATCTTTGATTCCTTTACCCAGGTGGATGCATCCACTACCCGGGAGTATGGCGGCACCGGGCTTGGGCTGGCTATTTCCAAACAGTTATGCCAGCTGATGCAGGGAGATATCCGGGTGAGCAGCGAAGTCGGCCGGGGCAGCTGTTTTACCTTTGAAGTGGTCCTGGAGATCAGTGAATGTTCATCCGTGATCATACCCCAGGTTAATATTAAGGGAGTCGACCTGCTGGTTGTCGATGACAACCAGACGAACCGCCTGGTATTAAAAGAGCAGCTTGCCCTTTGGGGAGCCAGGGTTTCTGAAGCCAAAGATGGCCTGGAAGCGCTTGCCCTGCTGCAAAGGCGAGACAGGCCGGACTTTAAAGTGGCGTTTCTGGATATGCAGATGCCCTACATGGACGGCGCCGAACTCGGACGCCGCATCCGCGCCTTAGATGAATTAAACGACCTGAAGCTGGTAATGATGACTTCAATGGCTTCAAGGGGGGACGCCAGCTATTTCGCCGGTATCGGCTTTGACGCCTATTTCCCCAAACCCGCCACCTTATCGGATTTATTCGATACCCTGGCCTTAACCCTTACGGATGATGAAACATCGGCCGGGCAGCGGCCTCTGATCACCCATCATTTTTTGCAGGGGCTGAATTACGAGCAGCAAAAACTGCCGTTGTCTGAACATCTCAGGCAGGAAAAAGCCCATTTTGAAGCCATGAAGCATTGCCGCCTGTTGCTGGTGGAAGATAACCGCATCAACCAGGAAGTGGCCAGCCATATCCTGGCGGAATACGGTATTAAGGCCGATATTGCCTGCGACGGTCTGCAAGCCCTGGCGTCTTTGAGAATGGCGGCGCCGGATATGCCCTATGATTTGATCCTGATGGATTGTCAAATGCCTGAAATGGACGGTTACCAGGCCACCCGGGAAATTCGCCGGGGAAGCGGCGGTGAAGTCCATAAAGACATTCCCATCATCGCCATGACGGCCAATGCTATGAAAGGAGACAAAGAAAAATGCCTGGAAGCAGGCATGAGTGATTATCTGGCCAAACCTATTAAAGGGGAGTTTTTAAAGAAAAAATTACTTGCCTGGTACCGGGGGGATACTCAAGATGTGTCTGACCGGGACGAACAAACCGGGGCAATAGAAGCGGTTAAGTTCAATACCGAGCTGGGAACCCAGGAAAAGCTAAAACTCAGTTTAGCCAGCTCGAAAACCCTGATCTGGAATAAGCAGGACTTATTGTTGCGGGTCAAACAGAATACCGAGTTTGGCCATAAGCTGCTGCAGCTGTTTTTAAAGGAAATGCCGCCGCTAATCGATCACTTTAGCCAGGTTTATCAGCGGGGGGGCACGGAGGAAATGTTAAACTGTTTAGATAAAATAAAAGAAATGACGTTAAATATTTGCGCTATGGCCATGCACGAAAAAACTTGCCGGGCGGTGACTGCCCTTGCCGCAGACGGGCTTAGCGAGGAAGTTTACCGGGAATTGCTGCTGAGTTATCAAATGCTACATCAGAGGTTAAGCGAAGAGCTGGAATTGTGTTTCCCCGAGCAGGGGTAA